The following proteins are encoded in a genomic region of Mycobacterium sp. 155:
- the mshA gene encoding D-inositol-3-phosphate glycosyltransferase codes for MRLTPDGSDVSQQRPRSDGPRRVAVLSVHTSPLAQPGTGDAGGMNVYVLQTALQLARRGVEVEIFTRATSSADASTVVVAPGVLVRNVVAGPFEGLDKYDLPTQLCALTAGVLRAEATHEPGYYDVVHSHYWLSGQVGWLARDRWAVPLVHTAHTLAAVKNAALAEGDSPEPPLRAVGEQQVVDEADRLIVNTENEAQQLVSLHQADPTRIDVVYPGVDLDVFTPGDRHAARAALGLAAGEQVVAFVGRIQPLKAPDILLRAAAKLPGLRVLVAGGPSGSGLAEPDTLVRLADELGITDRVTFLPPQSRAELVNVYRAADLVAVPSYSESFGLVAIEAQACGTPVVAAAVGGLPVAVRDGVSGALVDGHDIDDWAAAIDNVLQRDPVVLSRAAEAHADGFSWAHTADALLASYTRAMSDYRSREARPAAARRSGRRFSMRRGIRA; via the coding sequence GTGCGCCTAACTCCAGACGGTTCCGACGTTTCCCAACAACGGCCGCGCTCCGACGGGCCGCGTCGGGTCGCGGTGCTCTCCGTGCACACCTCGCCGCTGGCTCAGCCCGGCACAGGTGATGCCGGCGGAATGAACGTCTACGTGCTGCAGACGGCCCTGCAACTGGCCCGCCGCGGCGTCGAAGTGGAGATCTTCACCAGGGCCACGTCCTCGGCCGATGCCTCGACCGTCGTGGTGGCCCCCGGAGTGCTGGTGCGCAACGTGGTGGCCGGCCCGTTCGAGGGTCTCGACAAGTACGACCTGCCTACCCAGCTGTGCGCGCTCACCGCCGGGGTGTTGCGTGCCGAGGCCACCCACGAACCCGGCTATTACGACGTCGTGCATTCGCACTACTGGCTGTCCGGACAGGTGGGCTGGCTGGCCAGGGACCGCTGGGCGGTGCCGCTGGTGCACACCGCGCACACCCTGGCCGCCGTCAAGAACGCCGCCCTGGCCGAGGGGGACTCGCCTGAGCCGCCGCTGCGGGCAGTGGGCGAACAGCAGGTGGTCGACGAGGCCGACCGGCTCATCGTCAACACCGAAAACGAAGCGCAGCAACTTGTTTCGCTGCATCAGGCCGATCCGACGCGCATCGATGTGGTGTATCCGGGCGTCGACCTCGACGTATTCACCCCGGGGGACCGGCACGCCGCCCGAGCGGCTCTGGGGCTGGCTGCGGGTGAGCAGGTGGTGGCCTTCGTAGGCCGGATCCAGCCGCTCAAGGCGCCCGACATCCTGCTGCGGGCGGCGGCCAAGTTGCCCGGTCTGCGCGTGCTCGTCGCCGGCGGGCCGTCCGGGTCCGGTCTGGCCGAGCCCGACACCCTCGTTCGGCTCGCCGACGAATTGGGTATAACCGATCGGGTGACGTTCCTGCCACCACAGTCGCGGGCCGAGTTGGTCAATGTGTACCGCGCTGCCGATCTTGTTGCCGTGCCGAGCTATTCGGAGTCGTTCGGCCTGGTCGCCATCGAGGCGCAGGCCTGCGGGACACCCGTGGTGGCCGCCGCGGTCGGCGGACTGCCCGTCGCCGTGCGCGACGGTGTCTCCGGCGCCCTGGTCGACGGGCACGACATCGACGACTGGGCCGCGGCGATCGACAACGTGTTACAGCGTGATCCGGTCGTGTTGAGCCGGGCCGCCGAGGCGCATGCCGACGGATTCTCCTGGGCGCACACGGCCGACGCACTGCTGGCCAGCTACACCCGGGCGATGAGCGATTACCGGTCCCGGGAGGCCCGGCCCGCCGCGGCGCGCCGGTCCGGCCGCAGGTTCTCGATGCGGCGGGGTATCCGGGCATGA
- a CDS encoding YbjN domain-containing protein — MTVQQLIEDTLDEHGLEYSRHRGAHGGPPGLVVALPGERKLKTNTILSIGEHSVRIEAFVCRKPDENFEGVYRFLLKRNRRLYGVAYTLDNVGDIYLVGRMPLEAVTADEIDRVLGQVLEAVDSDFNTLLELGFRTSIQREWDWRVSRGESLRNLKAFEHLIDGDHKPL, encoded by the coding sequence ATGACGGTGCAGCAACTGATCGAGGACACCCTCGACGAGCACGGCCTGGAATACAGCCGCCACCGCGGAGCGCACGGCGGACCGCCCGGTCTGGTGGTGGCGCTGCCGGGGGAGCGCAAGCTCAAGACCAACACCATTCTGAGCATCGGCGAGCACTCGGTACGGATCGAGGCGTTCGTCTGCCGCAAGCCCGACGAGAACTTCGAGGGCGTCTACCGGTTCCTGCTCAAGCGCAACCGCCGGCTCTACGGCGTTGCCTACACCCTCGACAACGTCGGAGACATCTATCTGGTGGGCCGGATGCCGTTGGAGGCCGTCACTGCCGACGAGATCGACCGCGTGCTCGGACAGGTGCTCGAAGCCGTCGATTCAGACTTCAACACCCTGCTGGAGCTCGGTTTTCGGACGTCGATCCAGAGGGAGTGGGACTGGCGGGTGTCGCGCGGTGAGTCGCTGCGCAACCTCAAGGCATTCGAGCATCTGATCGACGGCGACCACAAACCGCTGTGA
- a CDS encoding phosphoglyceromutase codes for MTVMPTLILLRHGESDWNQKNLFTGWVDVDLTEKGRAEAIRGGELLAEQGVLPDVVFTSLLRRAINTANLALDKADRHWIPVQRDWRLNERHYGALQGLDKAATKEKYGEEQFMAWRRSYDTPPPPIEKGSEFSQDADPRYADIDGGPLTECLKDVVARFVPYYESTIVPELQAGKTVLIVAHGNSLRALVKYLDGMSDDEIVELNIPTGIPLRYDLDESLKPLVAGGEYLDPEAAAAGAAAVAAQGAKK; via the coding sequence ATGACCGTCATGCCGACGCTGATCTTGCTCCGCCATGGTGAGTCCGACTGGAACCAGAAGAACCTGTTCACCGGATGGGTGGACGTCGACCTCACCGAAAAGGGCCGCGCAGAGGCGATCCGCGGTGGCGAACTGTTGGCCGAGCAGGGTGTGCTGCCCGACGTGGTGTTCACGTCGCTGCTGCGTCGCGCCATCAACACGGCGAACCTCGCGTTGGACAAGGCTGACCGGCATTGGATCCCGGTGCAGCGGGACTGGCGGCTCAACGAACGCCACTACGGTGCGCTGCAGGGACTCGACAAAGCGGCCACCAAAGAGAAGTACGGCGAAGAGCAGTTCATGGCGTGGCGGCGCAGCTACGACACGCCGCCACCACCGATCGAGAAGGGCAGCGAGTTCAGCCAGGACGCCGATCCGCGGTACGCCGATATCGACGGCGGGCCGCTGACCGAATGCCTCAAGGACGTGGTGGCCCGATTCGTGCCGTATTACGAGTCCACGATCGTGCCCGAGTTGCAAGCCGGCAAGACCGTACTGATCGTCGCCCACGGAAACTCGCTGCGCGCGCTGGTCAAGTACCTCGACGGGATGTCGGACGACGAGATCGTCGAGCTGAACATCCCGACCGGTATCCCGCTGCGCTACGACCTGGACGAGAGCCTCAAGCCGCTGGTGGCAGGCGGGGAGTACCTGGATCCCGAGGCCGCTGCCGCGGGTGCGGCCGCCGTCGCAGCCCAGGGCGCCAAAAAGTAA
- a CDS encoding cell wall metabolism sensor histidine kinase WalK, producing the protein MGVVSALLLTVIVAALALALGLGIGAGLIPRIRARRDLRAADEAGLTVSQMLQHIVSLSPVGIAVVDTFNDVVYTNDRADELGVVRDRLLDERAWRAAEQVFATGQDIEVDLSPRKVANPGRSGISVRGTVKLLTDHDRRFAVVYADDQSEHARMEATRRDFVANVSHELKTPVGALGVLAEALLASADDPDTVRHFANKMVAESHRLADMVGELIELSRLQGGERLPDLDAVDVDTVVAEALSRHKVAADNADISITTDAPTGYRVLGDEALLVTAMANLISNAIAYSPNGSSVSISRRRRGGSVEIAVTDRGIGIAKADQERVFERFFRVDKARSRATGGTGLGLAIVKHVAANHNGTIRLWSQPGTGSTFTLSIPAYPHHDQDHDESDDVAQ; encoded by the coding sequence GTGGGTGTTGTGTCGGCGCTATTGCTGACTGTGATCGTCGCAGCGCTTGCGTTGGCTCTGGGGCTGGGTATCGGAGCCGGGCTGATACCTCGGATCAGGGCCAGGAGAGATCTGCGGGCCGCCGACGAGGCCGGTCTGACCGTCTCGCAGATGCTGCAGCACATCGTGTCGCTCTCACCGGTCGGCATCGCGGTGGTCGACACGTTCAACGACGTGGTCTACACCAACGACCGGGCCGATGAGCTGGGCGTGGTGCGAGACCGCTTGCTCGACGAACGGGCCTGGCGCGCTGCCGAACAGGTGTTCGCCACCGGTCAGGACATCGAGGTCGACCTCTCACCCCGCAAGGTGGCCAACCCGGGCCGGTCGGGCATCTCGGTGCGGGGCACCGTCAAACTGCTCACCGATCACGACCGGCGGTTCGCCGTTGTCTACGCCGACGACCAGTCCGAGCACGCGAGAATGGAAGCGACTCGGCGTGATTTCGTGGCCAACGTCAGCCACGAGCTGAAGACCCCGGTGGGCGCGCTGGGCGTGCTGGCCGAAGCCCTGTTGGCCTCGGCCGACGACCCTGACACCGTGCGGCACTTCGCCAACAAGATGGTCGCCGAATCACACCGGCTCGCCGACATGGTGGGCGAGCTCATCGAGCTGTCCAGGCTGCAAGGCGGGGAACGGCTGCCCGACCTGGACGCCGTCGACGTCGACACCGTGGTGGCCGAGGCGCTGTCCCGGCACAAGGTGGCCGCCGACAACGCCGACATCTCCATCACCACCGACGCCCCGACCGGTTACCGGGTCCTGGGCGACGAAGCCCTGCTGGTGACCGCCATGGCCAACCTGATCTCCAACGCGATTGCCTACTCGCCCAACGGTTCCAGCGTGTCCATCAGCCGCCGCCGGCGCGGCGGAAGCGTCGAGATCGCGGTGACCGACCGCGGGATCGGCATCGCCAAGGCCGACCAGGAGCGGGTGTTCGAGCGGTTCTTCCGGGTGGACAAGGCGCGATCGCGGGCCACCGGCGGCACCGGACTCGGGTTGGCCATCGTCAAACATGTGGCGGCCAACCACAACGGAACGATCCGGCTGTGGAGTCAGCCGGGAACCGGGTCGACGTTCACGTTGTCGATCCCGGCCTACCCCCATCACGACCAAGACCACGATGAATCCGACGATGTAGCCCAATGA
- the regX gene encoding two-component sensory transduction protein RegX: protein MTSVLIVEDEESLADPLAFLLRKEGFETTVVADGPSALAEFERSGADIVLLDLMLPGMSGTDVCKQLRSRSSVPVIMVTARDSEIDKVVGLELGADDYVTKPYSARELIARIRAVLRRGSDSDDTASGDGVLEAGPVRMDVERHVVSVNGEQITLPLKEFDLLEYLMRNSGRVLTRGQLIDRVWGADYVGDTKTLDVHVKRLRSKIEADPANPVHLVTVRGLGYKLEG, encoded by the coding sequence ATGACCAGCGTGTTGATCGTTGAGGACGAGGAGTCGCTGGCCGATCCCCTGGCGTTCCTGCTCCGCAAGGAGGGTTTCGAGACCACCGTCGTGGCCGACGGTCCTTCCGCCCTGGCCGAATTCGAGCGTTCCGGCGCCGATATCGTGCTACTGGACCTGATGCTGCCGGGAATGAGCGGCACCGACGTCTGCAAGCAGCTGCGGTCCCGCTCGAGCGTGCCGGTGATCATGGTGACCGCCCGTGACAGTGAGATCGACAAGGTCGTGGGGCTCGAACTGGGCGCCGACGACTATGTCACCAAGCCGTATTCGGCGCGTGAGCTGATCGCGCGGATTCGGGCCGTGCTGCGCCGCGGATCGGACTCCGACGACACCGCATCCGGCGACGGCGTGCTGGAAGCCGGCCCGGTCCGCATGGATGTCGAACGCCACGTGGTCAGCGTCAACGGTGAGCAGATCACCTTGCCGCTGAAGGAATTCGACCTGCTCGAGTACCTGATGCGCAACAGCGGCCGAGTACTCACCCGCGGTCAGCTCATCGACCGCGTGTGGGGTGCCGACTATGTCGGCGACACCAAAACCCTTGATGTACATGTCAAGCGGCTGCGATCCAAGATCGAGGCCGATCCGGCCAACCCGGTACATCTGGTCACCGTGCGCGGGCTTGGTTACAAGCTGGAGGGCTGA
- a CDS encoding Ppx/GppA phosphatase family protein: MRLGVLDVGSNTVHLLVVDAHRGGHPTPMSSTKAALRLAEAIDSSGKLTRRGADKLVETVDEFAKIATSSGCAELMAFATSAVRDATNSEDVLARVRSETGVGLRVLSGVDESRLTFLAVRRWYGWSAGRIINIDIGGGSLELSSGVDEEPEVALSLPLGAGRLTREWLPDDPPGRRRVAMLRDWLATELSEAGTTMGAAGRPDLAVATSKTFRSLARLTGSAPSGAGPRVKRTLTAAGLRQLIAFISRMTAADRAELEGVSAERAPQIVAGALVAEASMRALEVESVDICPWALREGLILRKLDSEADGTALVQTSTRDAGRRNS, translated from the coding sequence GTGCGGTTAGGCGTGCTCGATGTGGGCAGTAACACGGTCCATCTACTCGTGGTGGATGCTCATCGCGGTGGCCATCCGACCCCGATGAGTTCGACCAAGGCGGCATTGCGATTGGCCGAGGCCATCGACTCGTCCGGCAAGCTCACCCGGCGCGGTGCGGACAAGCTGGTCGAGACCGTGGACGAGTTCGCCAAAATCGCCACCAGCTCCGGATGCGCCGAGCTGATGGCGTTTGCCACGTCGGCCGTGCGCGATGCCACCAATTCCGAGGACGTGCTGGCCAGGGTGCGGTCGGAAACCGGGGTAGGCCTACGCGTGCTCAGCGGCGTCGACGAATCCCGGCTGACGTTCCTGGCGGTGCGCCGCTGGTACGGCTGGAGCGCGGGCCGGATCATCAACATCGACATCGGCGGCGGTTCGCTGGAACTTTCCAGCGGTGTCGACGAGGAACCGGAGGTGGCGCTCTCGCTGCCGCTGGGCGCGGGCCGGCTGACCCGGGAGTGGTTGCCCGACGATCCACCTGGCCGACGGCGCGTCGCGATGCTGCGGGATTGGCTCGCGACCGAGCTGTCCGAGGCCGGCACGACCATGGGCGCCGCCGGCCGCCCTGATCTGGCTGTGGCCACCTCGAAGACCTTCCGGTCACTGGCCAGATTGACGGGTTCGGCACCCTCGGGGGCGGGCCCGCGGGTCAAGCGGACACTCACCGCTGCCGGATTAAGACAGCTCATAGCTTTCATCTCTAGGATGACGGCGGCAGACCGTGCCGAACTGGAAGGGGTGAGTGCCGAGCGGGCGCCACAGATCGTGGCTGGAGCTTTGGTAGCTGAGGCCAGCATGCGGGCCCTCGAAGTCGAATCAGTAGATATTTGCCCGTGGGCGTTGCGGGAGGGGCTGATTCTGCGGAAACTCGACAGCGAGGCCGACGGCACCGCCCTGGTGCAGACATCGACGCGGGATGCTGGACGTCGGAATAGCTAG
- a CDS encoding FUSC family protein: MTGPEDSLATRPISVAELLAKNGTIGAPPVGGRRRRRRGNSDAVTVAELTGEIPIVVERADEPEESPAEQPAETKQPTGPNDADVVSVVPAETDETDETDETDDAEAQSEVPSDAVTDAESDYQAHLEARDADPEPVEFKPSTRRPQYQSALRDYRPSGTGAERMSPDFLDETEDDDDDSTEDGDRPTYLGSLFGGQPVADDVDRRRGPGPEDIDLDDRDEHDDAAEPDETHDLDEHDEAESGTPSSGSTLVRGVWVVGQCIIAVAFGAGLFIAFDQLWKWNTIVALMLGVLVILGLAGGVRVVRKTEDIGSTLTAVAVGALVTFGPLALLQAS, translated from the coding sequence ATGACTGGACCAGAAGACAGCCTCGCCACCCGGCCGATCTCGGTTGCGGAACTGCTGGCAAAGAACGGCACCATCGGCGCGCCGCCCGTCGGCGGGCGCCGGAGGCGACGCCGGGGCAACAGCGACGCCGTGACGGTTGCCGAACTCACCGGTGAGATCCCGATCGTCGTGGAGCGGGCCGACGAGCCGGAGGAATCTCCCGCGGAGCAGCCCGCCGAGACGAAGCAGCCGACCGGGCCGAATGACGCCGACGTGGTCAGTGTCGTCCCGGCCGAGACTGATGAGACCGATGAGACTGACGAGACCGACGACGCGGAAGCGCAGTCCGAGGTCCCGTCCGATGCGGTGACCGACGCGGAAAGCGACTATCAGGCCCACCTGGAGGCGCGCGACGCCGATCCGGAGCCGGTCGAGTTCAAGCCGAGCACGCGCCGGCCGCAGTACCAGAGTGCGCTGCGTGACTACCGGCCCTCGGGCACCGGGGCCGAGCGTATGAGTCCGGATTTCCTCGACGAAACAGAAGATGACGACGACGATTCCACCGAAGACGGCGACCGGCCCACGTATCTGGGCTCGCTGTTCGGCGGCCAGCCAGTCGCCGATGACGTGGACCGCCGGCGCGGCCCCGGGCCAGAGGACATCGATCTCGACGACCGTGACGAGCACGACGACGCCGCCGAGCCCGACGAAACCCACGATCTCGACGAGCACGATGAAGCCGAGTCCGGGACCCCATCGAGCGGCTCGACCCTGGTACGCGGCGTGTGGGTGGTGGGGCAGTGCATCATCGCGGTGGCCTTCGGAGCCGGCCTGTTCATCGCGTTCGATCAGCTGTGGAAGTGGAACACCATCGTCGCGCTGATGCTCGGCGTCCTGGTCATTCTCGGCCTGGCCGGGGGAGTGCGGGTGGTCCGCAAGACCGAGGACATCGGCAGCACCCTGACCGCGGTGGCCGTCGGTGCGCTGGTCACGTTCGGGCCTCTGGCGCTACTGCAGGCGAGCTGA
- a CDS encoding sugar phosphate isomerase/epimerase produces the protein MRPAIKVGLSTASVYPLRTEAAFEHAARLGYDGVELMVWAESVSQDMEAIAAMSTRYDMPVLSVHAPCLLISQRVWGANPIPKLERTVRAAERLGAQTVVVHPPFRWQRRYADGFSEQVAALEAASDVMIAVENMFPFRSDRFFGAGSTSIERMRKRGGRPGPGISAFAPSYDPLDGNHAHYTLDLSHSATAGTDALEMARRMGDGLVHLHLCDGNGASTDEHLVPGRGTQPTAEVCQMLAGGDFSGHVILEVTTSSARMATERDALLTESLQFARAHLMR, from the coding sequence GTGCGTCCTGCCATCAAGGTCGGTCTGTCCACTGCCTCGGTCTATCCACTGAGGACTGAGGCCGCCTTCGAACACGCGGCCCGGCTCGGGTACGACGGCGTCGAACTGATGGTGTGGGCGGAATCCGTCAGCCAGGACATGGAAGCCATTGCGGCCATGTCCACTCGCTACGACATGCCGGTGCTGTCGGTGCATGCGCCGTGCCTGCTGATCTCCCAGCGCGTGTGGGGTGCCAACCCGATACCCAAGCTTGAACGCACCGTGCGCGCCGCCGAACGGCTGGGTGCCCAGACCGTCGTGGTGCATCCACCATTCCGCTGGCAGCGCCGCTACGCCGACGGATTCAGCGAGCAGGTGGCGGCGCTTGAGGCCGCCAGCGACGTGATGATCGCGGTGGAGAACATGTTCCCGTTTCGCTCCGACCGCTTCTTCGGCGCGGGCTCGACGTCCATCGAGAGGATGCGAAAGCGCGGCGGTAGGCCAGGACCCGGCATCTCCGCGTTCGCTCCGTCCTACGACCCGCTGGACGGCAATCACGCCCATTACACGCTCGACCTCAGCCACAGTGCGACCGCGGGCACCGACGCATTGGAGATGGCCCGCCGGATGGGAGACGGGTTGGTGCATCTGCATCTGTGTGACGGCAACGGCGCATCGACCGACGAACACCTGGTCCCCGGCCGCGGTACCCAGCCCACCGCCGAGGTGTGCCAGATGCTGGCGGGCGGGGATTTCTCGGGACACGTGATCCTGGAGGTCACCACGTCCAGCGCACGCATGGCCACCGAGCGGGACGCGCTGTTGACTGAATCACTGCAGTTTGCCCGGGCCCATCTGATGCGCTGA
- the proC gene encoding pyrroline-5-carboxylate reductase has protein sequence MSRIAIIGGGSMGEALLSGLLRAGRQVKDLVVAEKHPDRAKYLAEKYSVLVTSVVDAAENAAYVVVAVKPSDVESVVDEIAAVAAQAESETEQVFVTIAAGVSTPFYEAKLPAGAPVIRVMPNTPILVGGGISAMAPGRFATPEQLKEVAAIFDAVGGVITVAEAQLDAVTAVSGSGPAYFFLMVEALVDAGVASGLSRAVATDLVVQTMAGSAAMLLERLDEVNAAGGAALDTTAASLRAMVTSPAGTTAAGLRELERGGFRAALANAVEAAKTRSEQLGITAE, from the coding sequence ATGTCGAGAATCGCGATCATCGGTGGCGGAAGCATGGGCGAAGCCCTGCTGTCCGGCTTGTTACGGGCTGGGCGGCAGGTCAAGGATCTGGTGGTCGCCGAAAAGCATCCCGACCGGGCCAAGTATCTGGCGGAGAAGTACTCGGTGCTGGTCACCTCGGTGGTCGACGCCGCGGAGAACGCCGCCTACGTCGTCGTCGCGGTCAAGCCCAGCGATGTGGAATCCGTGGTCGACGAGATCGCCGCCGTCGCAGCGCAGGCCGAGAGCGAGACCGAGCAGGTGTTCGTCACGATCGCCGCAGGCGTGAGCACCCCCTTCTACGAGGCCAAACTGCCCGCCGGGGCGCCCGTGATCCGCGTCATGCCCAACACGCCCATCCTGGTCGGCGGCGGCATCAGCGCGATGGCCCCTGGGCGATTCGCCACCCCCGAACAGCTCAAAGAGGTCGCGGCGATCTTCGACGCCGTCGGCGGGGTCATCACCGTCGCCGAGGCACAACTGGACGCCGTCACGGCGGTCTCGGGTTCTGGGCCGGCGTACTTCTTCCTGATGGTCGAGGCGCTCGTGGATGCCGGTGTGGCGTCCGGTTTGTCGCGTGCGGTGGCGACGGATCTGGTGGTCCAGACGATGGCCGGATCGGCCGCAATGCTGCTGGAACGCCTCGACGAGGTGAATGCCGCTGGAGGCGCCGCGCTGGACACGACGGCTGCGTCGCTGCGCGCCATGGTGACCTCCCCGGCCGGCACCACTGCCGCTGGGCTGCGTGAACTCGAGCGTGGCGGGTTCCGGGCGGCTCTGGCCAACGCCGTCGAGGCCGCGAAAACACGTTCTGAGCAGCTAGGAATTACAGCAGAGTAA
- a CDS encoding cell division/environmental response transcriptional regulator, translating into MTSMNGPSARDSAGDGQPRAQFLTVAEVANLMRVSKMTVYRLVHNGELPAVRVGRSFRVHAKAVHDLLETSYFDAG; encoded by the coding sequence ATGACGTCTATGAACGGGCCATCGGCGCGGGATTCGGCTGGCGACGGCCAGCCTCGAGCTCAATTTCTCACAGTCGCCGAGGTGGCGAACCTGATGAGGGTGTCGAAGATGACGGTGTACCGGTTGGTGCACAACGGCGAGCTGCCTGCGGTACGGGTGGGGCGCTCGTTCCGCGTGCATGCCAAGGCGGTCCACGATCTGCTGGAGACCTCCTACTTCGACGCGGGCTAA
- a CDS encoding 30S ribosomal protein bS22, giving the protein MGSVIKKRRKRMSKKKHRKLLRRTRVQRRKLGK; this is encoded by the coding sequence ATGGGTTCAGTCATCAAGAAGCGTCGTAAGCGCATGTCGAAGAAGAAGCACCGCAAGCTGCTTCGACGCACTCGGGTGCAGCGCAGAAAGCTCGGCAAGTAG
- a CDS encoding SDR family oxidoreductase, with product MDSDGRGRSPGNTGGSGGTESTDGAPHPKVVLVTGACRFLGGYLTARLAQNPLINHVIAVDAITPSKDLLRRMGRAEFVRADIRNPFIAKVIRNGDVDTVVHAAAASYAPRSGGRATLKELNVMGAIQLFAACQKTPSVRRVVLKSTSEVYGSSSRDPVMFTEDTSARRPPGEGFARDSIDIEGYARGLARRRPDIAVTILRLANMIGPAMDTALSRYLAGPVVPTVIGHDARLQLLHEQDALGALERATVAGKPGTFNIGGSGIIMMSQAIRRSGRLPLPVPRSALVAADSLSRATRSTELDREQLNYLSYGRVMDTARMHRDLGYSPKWTTAEAFDDYVRGRGLISILDPRWVRSMESSAVAMAQRWGR from the coding sequence ATGGATTCTGATGGTCGAGGGCGCTCGCCAGGCAACACCGGTGGTTCAGGTGGCACAGAATCCACCGACGGGGCGCCCCATCCCAAGGTGGTTCTGGTCACGGGGGCCTGCCGGTTCCTCGGCGGTTATCTGACCGCGAGGCTGGCGCAGAATCCGCTGATCAACCATGTGATCGCGGTAGACGCGATCACGCCGAGCAAGGATCTGCTCCGTCGGATGGGCCGGGCCGAGTTCGTTCGGGCCGATATTCGGAACCCGTTCATCGCCAAGGTGATCCGGAACGGGGACGTCGACACCGTCGTGCATGCCGCGGCGGCGTCGTACGCGCCCCGATCCGGCGGGCGAGCCACGTTGAAGGAACTCAACGTGATGGGTGCGATCCAGCTGTTCGCGGCCTGTCAGAAGACGCCGTCGGTACGCCGGGTGGTGCTGAAGTCGACCTCCGAGGTGTACGGCTCGAGTTCTCGTGACCCGGTGATGTTCACCGAGGACACCAGCGCCCGTCGGCCGCCCGGCGAGGGGTTCGCCCGCGACAGCATCGACATCGAGGGGTACGCCCGCGGGCTGGCCCGGCGGCGTCCCGATATCGCGGTGACCATCCTGCGGCTTGCCAACATGATCGGGCCCGCGATGGACACCGCGCTGTCGCGGTACCTGGCCGGCCCGGTCGTGCCCACGGTGATCGGGCACGATGCCCGGCTGCAGCTGTTGCACGAGCAGGACGCCCTGGGGGCATTGGAGCGGGCCACTGTCGCAGGCAAGCCCGGCACGTTCAACATCGGTGGCTCGGGCATCATCATGATGAGCCAGGCCATCCGCCGATCGGGCCGGCTGCCACTACCGGTCCCACGTTCGGCACTGGTCGCTGCGGATTCGCTGAGCCGGGCCACCCGCAGCACCGAACTCGACCGGGAACAGCTGAACTACCTCAGCTACGGCCGGGTCATGGACACCGCGCGCATGCACAGGGATCTGGGCTACAGTCCAAAGTGGACGACGGCCGAGGCATTCGACGATTACGTCCGGGGTCGTGGTTTGATATCGATCCTCGACCCGCGATGGGTACGCTCGATGGAGAGTAGCGCCGTGGCGATGGCGCAGCGTTGGGGACGATGA